The stretch of DNA TCGCTGGAATTACTTTCTTTAGTTAGTTGTTTGGCAGGAAAAAACCATTGCCATGAAAAGTCCCTGGCTGCATTTATATATTTTCTCTCCAATGCATTTACAAGAAATACACCGGCGTAATTGCTCTTTAAATCTTTGTCATGAAGGGTTTTCAACATTTCCAGGTTTTCCCTGAGTTCGGGCAGAATTTTACTTGGCAGAGGAAGAGTTCTATCCTTCTGACCTTTGCCGTCGTGGATCGTCAGTACGCCCATATCAAAGTTAAAACAATGTACCCGCAGGCCCAGGCATTCGAAAAGTCGAAGACCGCA from Desulfatiglans sp. encodes:
- a CDS encoding tyrosine-type recombinase/integrase, which encodes CGLRLFECLGLRVHCFNFDMGVLTIHDGKGQKDRTLPLPSKILPELRENLEMLKTLHDKDLKSNYAGVFLVNALERKYINAARDFSWQWFFPAKQLTKESNSSEYRRYHLYPTHVQKAIKTAVSQAKLTKRASAHAFRHSFASHLLQANYDIRTIQELLGHSDVRTTMIYTHTIKSQTKKEAKSPLDF